The Zygosaccharomyces rouxii strain CBS732 chromosome A complete sequence genome window below encodes:
- the PRP42 gene encoding mRNA splicing protein PRP42 (similar to uniprot|Q03776 Saccharomyces cerevisiae YDR235W PRP42 U1 snRNP protein involved in splicing required for U1 snRNP biogenesis contains multiple tetriatricopeptide repeats) codes for MDRFSRVVSDPAFSELTLEVARFPKSLEGWERLLNHLTTVASPLNKNIDTRLYQLLISTYQSFLCQFPYLENYYVDYALLEYRLGHLNKMHRIFQHGLAVFNNKSLLLWTSYLKICNEVVPKSKQLLEKYELAEDHIGMHFFAGEFWQMYLEQVKLRSNQQQRFFSILRKTLEIPLYSFSHFYAVWLRCVDDIQDLSQLKKLAPKEDLIKKLKIDIDTGGRKGPRLQEAKKLLRKFTRELYLVIQYQVLEIYSLYESKIQTRYYVSPETLIPTHELELWQKYLEYTVNLKIDDLTHLNFQRALLPLAHYDIVWIQYARWLVDWKEDLLTAKQVLTKGISLSLKKSKLLKFLYTILCSLNEFDQLQWIIDHVETAYSNHIEETDDFELFWDYVHFQLFIKPQSGDVLDIISRRLDHCQAREGQFLLLSALLQLQKMDNTSSIEDRIFQHLIKNNWDYYLKDGRFWSLYSRLIYLDPNRSYLERRRCISNQVWTKARERPTKSEILPHLQQFCQSYLPEDIDHLEDLFQ; via the coding sequence ATGGATCGGTTTAGTAGAGTTGTAAGTGATCCTGCATTCTCAGAATTAACTCTAGAAGTGGCAAGATTCCCCAAGAGTCTTGAAGGGTGGGAGAGACTTTTAAATCATTTAACGACTGTAGCATCTCCATTAAATAAGAATATCGATACAAGACTCTACCAATTGTTAATATCCACTTaccaatcttttctttgccaGTTCCCCTACTTAGAGAATTACTATGTGGATTATGCCCTATTAGAATATAGGTTGGGccatttgaacaaaatgCATAGAATATTCCAACATGGATTGGCGGTATTCAATAACAAATCTTTACTGCTATGGACATCTTACCTCAAGATTTGCAATGAAGTTGTACCAAAAAGCAAGCAATTGTTAGAGAAATACGAATTGGCAGAAGACCATATCGGTATGCATTTCTTTGCAGGTGAATTTTGGCAGATGTATTTGGAACAAGTCAAATTAAGAAGTAACCAGCAACAGAGGTTCTTCTCCATACTAAGGAAAACATTAGAGATACCGTTGTACTCCTTTAGCCATTTCTACGCAGTCTGGCTTCGATGCGTGGATGATATACAAGATCTATCTcagttgaagaaactggCACCCAAAGAAGATCttattaaaaaattgaagattgaCATCGATACAGGTGGCAGGAAAGGTCCTCGATTGCAAGAGGCCAAGAAACTATTGAGGAAATTCACTCGTGAATTGTATTTGGTCATCCAGTACCAAGTTCTCGAGATTTACTCACTCTACGAGTCCAAGATACAGACGCGCTACTATGTGTCTCCAGAAACTCTTATACCTACCCATGAACTAGAACTTTGgcaaaaatatttggaatatacagtgaatttgaaaattgatGACTTAACCCATTtaaatttccaaagagCTCTCTTACCATTGGCGCACTACGACATCGTTTGGATCCAATATGCACGCTGGCTCGTGGATTGGAAAGAGGATTTGTTAACCGCTAAACAAGTTTTGACTAAGGGAATCTCATTATCACTGAAAAAAAGTAAACTGctcaaatttttgtacACTATCTTGTGCAGTTTAAACGAATTCGACCAATTACAATGGATCATTGACCATGTTGAAACTGCATACTCAAACCATATTGAAGAAACCgatgattttgaattaTTTTGGGACTATGTCCATTTCCAACTTTTTATCAAGCCTCAATCAGGCGATGTATTAGACATTATCAGTAGACGTTTGGACCATTGTCAAGCAAGAGAAGGgcaattcttgttgttaTCTGCCTTATTACAACTGCAAAAAATGGATAACACATCCTCCATTGAAGATAGAATTTTCCAgcatttgataaaaaaCAATTGGGATTACTATTTAAAAGACGGCAGATTCTGGTCACTCTACAGTCGACTAATCTATCTAGACCCCAATAGATcttatttggaaagaagaagatgcatCTCAAACCAAGTGTGGACTAAAGCTCGTGAACGTCCTACAAAAAGTGAAATATTACCTCATTTACAGCAGTTCTGTCAATCCTATTTGCCTGAAGATATTGACCACttagaagatttattcCAATAA
- the YCX1 gene encoding Ycx1p (similar to gnl|GLV|KLLA0C15191g Kluyveromyces lactis KLLA0C15191g and weakly similar to uniprot|Q12424 Saccharomyces cerevisiae YDL206W Hypothetical ORF): MRLYQRCIVAAFFYSINAILIILSLKSERLWQFYVEPIGLFGCFVMLGSIASDFLTPSLSQISRDILHVSDRVSGFTLLAMGNAIPDITGTYQAMNAGAITLAIGELLGGIFFLLTVVLGSMALIKTIELKPMDRLSCNLESLAEPLSVDESGSVAYNRQLFVQDMSIFAGLILLSIYFLCDGTLMLWECAVMVLAYCAYATFLVFDHKRDNLLPSSPVVSAQRENSDAMADITTIVSNVEVPEISRRGNIHMFNEGIRERRANIRRRIRQYLRVNYNRWIRIRLRDFLDIWENETLLKNQQVAAADICSDIESEFDQDTIPPLVARRRASSWQEGDISADLPVISHPPPETQSSEGSVHYSGPQENDQLLSVPQKRPVCSKSLSCDHLPDLRPLYYTLTPVGQSDEQHVVVMESQAVEGSPKTFKSWLQRFKLYGYLTDANAFVPTSEFILLLFTTPLTIWLTILVPVMPQDKQDKPHHILDVIRFSLVPAISSLLLAEECPLSVLLLCSILFIILSFRWYKGIINWNINLRAIAGFVLSLSATSFNVHLVVNILMKWGEKFNISNTILGLTVFAWGNSFGDLVSNIVFMEIGVLDIALGACFGSPLLYFLLGIGVDGIILMLGSHKGCEKSLIKCGIDFQVDSHLSLSAIGVLVSFIILGIVVPINGWRIDKKISITLLVLYIFITGLNIYIEVI, from the coding sequence ATGCGACTTTACCAACGATGCATTGTCGCTGCATTTTTCTATTCGATAAATGCTATTCTCATTATACTTTCCTTGAAAAGTGAAAGACTTTGGCAATTTTATGTAGAGCCGATTGGACTTTTTGGATGCTTTGTGATGTTGGGTTCAATAGCTTCAGATTTTTTAACACCATCACTATCTCAAATATCTAGGGATATCCTGCATGTCTCTGACAGAGTTTCTGGATTCACCCTACTGGCAATGGGTAATGCCATTCCCGATATTACCGGAACATACCAAGCTATGAACGCAGGTGCCATTACTTTAGccattggtgaattattGGGTGGTATATTCTTCCTATTAACTGTGGTATTGGGTTCTATGGCTTTAATCAAAACAATCGAGTTAAAACCAATGGACAGATTGAGTTGTAACTTGGAGAGTTTAGCGGAACCCTTAAGTGTGGATGAATCTGGGTCAGTAGCTTACAATCGACAACTCTTCGTTCAAGACATGTCGATCTTTGCTGGACTAATTCTGTTGTCGATTTATTTCCTTTGTGATGGTACCCTCATGCTTTGGGAATGTGCAGTAATGGTACTGGCCTACTGTGCGTATGCAACTTTCTTAGTGTTTGACCACAAACGTGATAATTTGCTCCCTTCAAGTCCAGTAGTGTCTGCCCAACGTGAAAACTCAGATGCGATGGCTGATATTACTACCATTGTAAGTAATGTTGAAGTACCTGAAATATCTCGCCGTGGGAACATTCATATGTTCAATGAAGGTATTAGGGAGAGGAGGGCTAATATCAGAAGAAGGATTCGTCAGTATTTGCGAGTCAATTATAATAGATGGATTAGAATCAGGCTTAGAGACTTTTTAGACATTTGGGAAAACGAAACTTTATTGAAGAACCAACAAGTTGCTGCCGCTGATATCTGTTCAGATATAGAGAGTGAATTTGATCAAGATACCATTCCGCCGCTGGTGGCTAGGCGAAGGGCTTCGTCTTGGCAAGAAGGTGATATCTCTGCAGATTTACCTGTAATATCCCATCCTCCACCAGAAACTCAATCATCAGAGGGAAGTGTGCATTATTCAGGGCCCCAAGAAAATGATCAACTGTTGTCGGTTCCACAGAAGAGACCTGTATGTTCTAAATCTTTGAGTTGCGACCACCTGCCTGATCTAAGACCGCTTTACTATACGTTGACACCGGTGGGTCAATCTGACGAGCAACATGTTGTTGTCATGGAATCACAGGCCGTGGAAGGTTCTCCTAAAACTTTTAAATCTTGGCTTCAAAGGTTCAAGCTCTATGGTTATTTAACGGATGCCAATGCCTTTGTCCCCACTTCAGAATTCATATTACTACTGTTTACTACACCACTCACCATCTGGTTAACTATACTGGTTCCAGTGATGCCTCAAGATAAACAAGATAAACCGCACCATATTCTCGATGTGATCAGATTTTCATTGGTTCCGGCAATTTCCTCTCTTCTGCTGGCGGAAGAGTGTCCTTTGTCGGTGCTTTTACTGTGTTccattctttttatcattcTATCCTTTAGATGGTATAAAGGTATTATCAACTGGAATATAAACTTGCGAGCAATCGCAGGCTTTGTTTTATCATTGAGTGCAACATCCTTTAATGTGCATCTCGTAGTAAACATCCTGATGAAATGGGGAGAGAAATTTAACATTTCCAATACCATTCTAGGCCTAACAGTTTTTGCCTGGGGTAATTCTTTCGGTGATTTAGTTTCAAACATTGTTTTTATGGAAATTGGTGTACTAGACATTGCTCTTGGCGCCTGCTTCGGTAGTCCGCTGTTGTATTTTCTGCTAGGTATTGGTGTCGATGGTATTATACTAATGTTAGGAAGTCATAAGGGTTGTGAAAAATCTCTCATAAAATGTGGTATTGATTTCCAAGTGGATTCACATCTCAGTCTAAGCGCCATTGGTGTTTTGGTATCATTCATCATCCTGGGGATTGTGGTACCGATAAACGGTTGGCGTATTGACAAGAAGATCAGTATAACACTGCTGGTCCTCTACATCTTCATTACTGGACTTAATATATACATAGAAGTTATTTAG
- the FMN1 gene encoding riboflavin kinase (similar to uniprot|Q03778 Saccharomyces cerevisiae YDR236C FMN1 Riboflavin kinase phosphorylates riboflavin to form riboflavin monophosphate (FMN) which is a necessary cofactor for many enzymes localizes to microsomes and to the mitochondrial inner membrane), whose translation MELRPNDWLIPEEPESPFPIVTNFCDIEFGFGRGSAELGIPTANVPLEQLPPETQDLELGVYFGYALLKRVNREDTTALRNDGRTVTYNYGKLLKETNDDLKIHPVVLSVGKNPFYHNKLKTVELHILHHFQADFYGAQVKFNLLGRIRPELNYNSKEALIDDINKDKLIASEILSRPNYLKYQKQVDH comes from the coding sequence ATGGAACTAAGACCTAACGATTGGCTCATACCGGAGGAACCAGAATCACCATTTCCCATCGTAACCAATTTCTGTGATATCGAATTCGGATTTGGTAGAGGTTCAGCTGAACTTGGAATACCTACAGCCAACGTTCCCCTAGAACAATTGCCACCAGAGACACAAGATCTAGAATTGGGAGTATATTTTGGATACGCTCTTTTGAAACGTGTAAACCGTGAAGATACTACGGCTTTGAGAAATGACGGTAGAACTGTAACTTATAACTATGGCAAACTTCTCAAGGAAACTAATGATGATTTAAAAATACATCCAGTGGTCCTTTCAGTGGGAAAGAATCCATTCTACCACAATAAATTGAAGACGGTGGAACTGCACATTTTGCACCATTTCCAAGCAGATTTCTACGGCGCTCAGGTTAAATTCAATCTTCTGGGGCGTATTAGACCTGAGCTGAACTATAATTCCAAGGAGGCACTCATAGATGATATTAACAAGGATAAATTAATCGCAAGCGAAATCTTATCGAGGCCAAACTATCTGAAATACCAGAAACAAGTTGACCATTAG
- a CDS encoding reticulon family protein (some similarities with uniprot|Q04947 Saccharomyces cerevisiae YDR233C RTN1 reticulon gene member of the RTNLA (reticulon-like A) subfamily), producing the protein MSSYPKGVRAQPPQAPSDYASTGATTGGAAPSVPVKDPTTDLLLWKNPIETGKYFGLSLLTLLILKKVNLITFFLRVLYTVIFTTGGIEFVSKVVLGQGLVSKYSLKECPNVVGCLRPRIEELLRHLPTYQAKLRTLVFADEPKQNMKAGLVLYFLHKFFSWFSVWTIVFLGVISAFTLPLVYHTHQEEIDAAVNHALKIARAKSAEFSKIASEKSRPYLEKLDCKLGPVSKFVKTQYANYNRASAAPKTTSSAAPQATTAGLAAKVPFEHSAAPTGSEEQGAYVSGHAPSATTAASRGVPSSRSAAAGAAGTAGAATHEAHPSEAFSQKQTSSPLQATAQTFSSHIPTETPTAGSTGISHHHLSDLNDEYNSHFGHDFSVHDVEDAANKASDKTGHKFPQVPSSNPLSSEANHDFSVDQLQNELRQNKDSLTQELNFNKH; encoded by the coding sequence ATGTCGTCATATCCAAAAGGTGTTAGAGCTCAACCTCCTCAAGCTCCATCAGATTACGCGTCTACCGGCGCAACCACTGGTGGTGCCGCACCATCAGTTCCTGTTAAGGACCCAACAACTGATCTATTgctttggaaaaatccaattgaaaCCGGTAAATATTTTGGTCTGTCCTTATTGACTttgttgattttgaaaaaagttaACTTGATCACTTTCTTTTTGAGAGTTTTATACACTGTGATCTTTACTACCGGGGGTATTGAATTTGTCTCAAAGGTCGTCCTTGGTCAAGGTCTCGTCTCCAAATACAGTCTGAAAGAATGTCCAAACGTTGTTGGCTGTCTAAGACCACGTATTGAAGAACTGTTGAGACACTTGCCAACTTACCAAGCAAAATTGAGAACTTTGGTGTTCGCCGACGAACCAAAACAAAACATGAAGGCAGGTTTGGTTCTTTACTTCTTGCACAAATTTTTCTCCTGGTTTTCAGTCTGGACTATTGTCTTCCTAGGGGTTATCTCTGCCTTTACCTTACCCCTAGTCTACCACACCCACCAAGAAGAGATCGACGCAGCTGTTAACCACGCGTTGAAGATCGCCAGAGCTAAGAGTGCTGAATTCTCAAAGATTGcatctgaaaaatctagACCAtacttggaaaaattggattgCAAATTGGGTCCAGTCTCTAAATTCGTCAAGACTCAATACGCTAACTACAACCGTGCTAGTGCTGCCCCAAAAACTACTTCCTCTGCTGCCCCACAAGCAACTACTGCTGGTCTAGCTGCTAAGGTTCCATTTGAACATAGTGCTGCTCCTACTGGTTCTGAAGAACAAGGTGCTTATGTCAGTGGTCACGCTCCATCTGCTACTACCGCTGCTTCTCGTGGTGTTCCATCTTCTCGTTCTGCCGCTGCTGGTGCTGCCGGTACTGCCGGTGCTGCCACTCATGAGGCTCACCCTTCTGAAGCTTTCTCCCAGAAACAAACTTCTAGCCCCTTGCAAGCTACTGCTCAAACTTTCTCATCTCACATCCCAACTGAAACTCCAACCGCTGGCTCTACCGGTATCAGTCACCACCATTTGAGTGATTTGAACGATGAATACAACAGTCACTTTGGTCACGATTTCTCCGTCCATGACGTTGAAGATGCCGCAAACAAGGCTTCCGATAAGACTGGTCACAAATTCCCACAGGTTCCATCTTCTAACCCATTGTCTAGTGAAGCTAATCACGACTTTTCTGTCGACCAATTGcaaaatgaattgagaCAAAACAAGGATTCTCTAACCCAAGAGTTGAACTTCAACAAACACTAA
- the HEM3 gene encoding hydroxymethylbilane synthase (similar to uniprot|P28789 Saccharomyces cerevisiae YDL205C HEM3 Phorphobilinogen deaminase catalyzes the conversion of 4-porphobilinogen to hydroxymethylbilane the third step in the heme biosynthetic pathway localizes to both the cytoplasm and nucleus expression is regulated by Hap2p-Hap3p): MSRRIRIGGRQSQLAIVQSELVKHLIEQKFPDITCSVFALQTLGDQQQSKPLYSFGGKALWTKELEDLLYDEDDNRKLDIIVHSLKDMPTTLPDGFELGGITERVDPSDCLVMPQGSPHKNLDTLPAGSVVGTSSVRRSAQLKRKYPHLRFESIRGNLHTRIRKLDDPQNDYQCIILASAGMKRLGLGYRITNTFDSSVMYHAVGQGALGIEIRAQDKEMKKILDAVCHKNTTVCCLAERQLMRSLEGGCSVPIGVGSRYDETTGYLHLRGIVVSVDGKQAVELNQELAINDVIRDSIECGKLLAEKMISNGARKILEEINLDKIDQ, encoded by the coding sequence ATGTCTAGGCGTATTCGTATTGGTGGTAGACAATCCCAGTTGGCCATTGTTCAATCTGAACTTGTCAAGCATTTGATTGAGCAGAAATTCCCCGATATTACATGCTCAGTATTTGCCCTACAAACATTGGGTGATCAACAACAGTCCAAACCATTGTATTCATTTGGCGGTAAAGCATTATGGACTAAGGAACTGGAAGATTTACtttatgatgaagatgataacCGTAAACTAGACATTATTGTTCATTCCTTGAAGGATATGCCTACAACATTGCCTGATGGTTTTGAATTGGGCGGTATCACTGAAAGAGTAGATCCATCTGATTGTCTTGTCATGCCACAAGGGTCTCCTCACAAGAATTTAGACACCCTACCTGCAGGTAGTGTCGTCGGTACATCCTCAGTGAGACGCTCAGCACAACTGAAGAGAAAATACCCACATCTACGTTTTGAAAGCATTAGAGGCAACTTGCACACTAGAATAAGAAAATTAGACGATCCTCAGAACGATTATCAGTGTATCATCTTGGCATCCGCAGGTATGAAAAGGTTAGGATTAGGATATAGGATTACTAATACATTTGACAGTTCGGTAATGTACCACGCAGTGGGTCAAGGTGCATTGGGTATTGAAATTCGTGCACAAGATaaagagatgaagaagatactGGATGCTGTCTGTCATAAGAATACAACTGTGTGTTGTCTTGCGGAACGTCAATTGATGAGATCCTTGGAAGGTGGTTGCTCAGTACCTATTGGTGTGGGATCCCGCTACGATGAAACAACGGGATACCTGCACCTACGTGGTATAGTCGTTAGTGTGGATGGAAAACAAGCAGTAGAATTGAACCAAGAATTGGCTATAAACGATGTAATACGTGATTCAATCGAGTGTGGTAAGTTGCTAGCGGaaaaaatgatttcaaatGGTGCTAGAAAGATTCTAGAAGAAATCAATCTTGATAAGATTGACCAGTAA
- the LYS4 gene encoding homoaconitate hydratase LYS4 (similar to uniprot|P49367 Saccharomyces cerevisiae YDR234W LYS4 Homoaconitase catalyzes the conversion of homocitrate to homoisocitrate which is a step in the lysine biosynthesis pathway), translated as MLRFSRLFHTTPRRNAQNLTEKIVQKYAVGIPSGKEVRMGDYVSIQPEHCMSHDNSWPVALKFMGLGAKKIHNPRQIVNTLDHDIQNQDAKNLTKYKNIENFAKSQGVDFYPAGRGIGHQIMVEEGYAFPLTLAVASDSHSNTYGGVGALGTPLVRTDAAAVWATGQTWWQIPPVARVELRGSLPHGISGKDVIVALCGVFNNDEVLNHAIEFAGDISALSVEHRLTIANMTTEWGALSGLFPVDKTLLQWYKEKRLPKMPNDHPRINSTRLGLLERQLAQNDAALRPDNDAQYAKKLVLDLNSLTHYVSGPNSVKVSAPVQDLADVKVNKAYLVSCTNSRLADLEDAAAVVCPTGDLNDIRKVAPGVSFYVAAASSEVEADAKATGAWDKLLRAGCTVLPPGCGPCIGLGTGLLEPGEVGISATNRNFKGRMGSREALAYLASPAVVAASAVTGHIASPAEVIGQPDAKFSGIKASTDTQSEEAPAAEAADSNASAATESGTEILEGFPSKISGELVFCDADNVNTDGIYPGKYTYQDDVPRETMAKVCMENYDSAFGDIAKPGDILVSGYNFGTGSSREQAATALLAKGIPLVVSGSFGNIFFRNSINNALLTLEIPELISLLREKYSSEAAKPTRRTNIFLTWDVAHKKVVVTEGSPEGPVILEQQVGELGKNLQEIIVSGGLEGWVMRKLGTQ; from the coding sequence ATGCTACGATTCAGTAGACTTTTTCACACCACTCCTCGAAGAAATGCTCAGAACTTGACTGAGAAGattgttcaaaaatatGCTGTTGGCATTCCTTCTGGCAAGGAAGTCCGTATGGGTGACTATGTTTCAATTCAACCTGAACACTGTATGTCTCACGACAATTCATGGCCCGTAGCGTTGAAATTCATGGGTCTTGGTGCCAAAAAGATCCACAATCCTCGTCAAATCGTTAATACATTGGATCATGATATCCAAAATCAAGATGCGAAAAATCTGACCAAATATAAGAACATCGAaaattttgccaaatcTCAAGGTGTCGATTTTTACCCTGCCGGTAGAGGTATTGGTCATCAAATCATGGTCGAAGAGGGTTATGCCTTCCCGCTGACCTTGGCGGTTGCCTCAGATTCTCACTCTAACACTTACGGTGGTGTCGGTGCGCTAGGTACGCCTCTGGTTCGTACAGATGCAGCTGCTGTCTGGGCAACTGGTCAAACCTGGTGGCAGATTCCCCCAGTGGCTCGCGTAGAGCTACGTGGATCCTTACCACATGGTATTTCAGGTAAAGATGTCATTGTAGCCCTATGTGGTGTTTTCAACAACGATGAAGTTTTGAACCATGCCATTGAATTTGCAGGTGATATCTCTGCTCTCTCAGTGGAACACCGTCTAACCATTGCCAACATGACTACCGAATGGGGGGCCCTGTCAGGTCTTTTCCCCGTAGACAAGACCCTTCTACAATGGTATAAAGAGAAGCGTCTGCCAAAGATGCCAAATGATCATCCTCGCATTAACAGTACGCGACTAGGTCTTCTGGAACGTCAACTGGCGCAGAATGATGCGGCGCTACGTCCCGATAACGACGCACAATATGCAAAGAAGCTTGTACTGGACTTAAATTCATTGACGCACTACGTGTCAGGTCCTAACAGTGTTAAAGTATCAGCTCCGGTGCAAGATTTGGCCGATGTCAAGGTCAACAAGGCTTATTTGGTTTCTTGCACCAATTCGCGTCTCGCAGATTTAGAGGATGCCGCTGCTGTGGTATGCCCCACTGGTGATTTGAACGATATCAGAAAAGTAGCACCTGGCGTTAGCTTTTACGTTGCTGCAGCTTCATCAGAGGTTGAAGCCGATGCTAAGGCTACAGGTGCCTGGGATAAATTGTTGCGTGCCGGTTGTACAGTTTTACCACCAGGTTGTGGTCCCTGTATTGGTCTCGGTACAGGTCTGTTAGAACCCGGCGAAGTTGGTATCAGTGCAACTAACCGTAACTTCAAAGGTCGTATGGGATCAAGAGAAGCGTTAGCATATCTAGCATCACCTGCAGTCGTGGCGGCATCTGCCGTAACTGGTCACATAGCATCTCCAGCCGAAGTTATCGGTCAACCTGATGCCAAATTTAGTGGTATCAAGGCCTCAACTGATACACAGAGCGAAGAGGCACCTGCAGCCGAAGCAGCTGATTCCAATGCTTCCGCAGCTACCGAATCTGGTACAGAAATCCTGGAAGGTTTCCCCAGTAAAATTAGTGGTGAATTAGTCTTCTGCGACGCCGACAACGTCAACACAGACGGTATCTACCCAGGTAAATACACCTACCAGGATGATGTACCTCGTGAGACGATGGCCAAGGTCTGTATGGAAAACTACGATTCTGCATTTGGAGACATTGCCAAACCAGGAGATATCCTTGTAAGTGGGTACAATTTCGGTACTGGTTCATCCCGTGAACAAGCTGCTACCGCTTTATTGGCTAAGGGAATTCCGCTAGTGGTAAGCGGATCTTTTGGTAACATTTTCTTTAGAAACTCCATTAACAATGCTCTATTGACACTCGAAATTCCAGAACTAATCTCATTACTACGTGAAAAGTACTCTAGCGAAGCAGCTAAGCCCACTAGACGTACAAACATATTTTTAACATGGGATGTAGCTCATAAGAAAGTTGTGGTCACCGAAGGTTCACCAGAAGGTCCAGTTATCCTCGAGCAACAGGTTGGTGAACTGGGTAAGAACCTGCAAGAGATCATTGTTAGTGGTGGTCTTGAAGGTTGGGTTATGAGAAAATTAGGTACACAGTAA